From a region of the Mauremys mutica isolate MM-2020 ecotype Southern chromosome 12, ASM2049712v1, whole genome shotgun sequence genome:
- the CASKIN2 gene encoding caskin-2 isoform X3 gives MMGREQELIQAVKNGDVPGVQKLVAKVKASKSKLLGSAKRLNVNYQDADGFSALHHAALGGSLELISLLLEAQATVDIKDSNGMRPLHYAAWQGRVEPVHLLLRAAASVNMASLDGQIPLHLSAQYGHYEVSEMLLQHQSNPCLINKAKKTPLDLACEFGRLKVAQLLLNSHMCVALLEGQSKDTSDPNYTTPLHLAAKNGHKEIIRQLLKAGIEINRQTKTGTALHEAALYGKTEVVRLLLEGGVDVNIRNTYNQTALDIVNQFTTSHASKDIKQLLRGILKVRALKDFWNLHDPTALNIRAGDIITVLEQHSDGRWKGHIHDTQKGTDRVGYFPPSIVEVISKRTGMTLPRMVPAHQRQGIATPPSGLQPLPAGDRNSVGSEGSIGSIRSAGSGQSTEGTNGQGTSILIENATPLPPGGEDLQQHLLGSNSQNGQLNSVTGTLGRQNLANCNASNRIFSHQYLRPEQLLEGKDAEAIYNWLSEFQLEFYTANFLNAGYDVPTISRMTPEDLTAIGVTKPGHRKKISTEIGQLSIAEWLPNYIPADLMEWLSAIGLPQYHKKLVSNGYDSISIVTDLTWEDLQEIGINKLGHQKKIMLAVKKLTDIRKNLNQAETNPARRKIPGALDIVTIESVENGESQSPHTPKMITFQDSELSYELQTAMSNSCQETLPMKNTQGMSRSQESIGVRSRGSGHSQDNMLSRTILSSHSQESLGSGSSSSSGHSSTQPRQKENASILPGRPNQDNYGKVITQLTTQEGLNGYSNGCGGSPLKERNLPEGTDQYQRPVAQKGTVPLLQPSNSLPAATPCTPPQTPNKGTAPYVFMYPHISLKSPSVPEQPKNPAHLYPQFSSSQRSNLQSSAQKAFSYLHSHCSGTESPYVSPKPGATLDSWQAGEQQNGDTFKYKKRSHSLNRYALSDGEHEKEEVPTSTLGSYATLTRRPGRSQVPRTYLQSDTKVVRSQSFAIRAKRKGPPPPPPKRLSSVSSAQAVETEGEQGLESERRPTAAQESVDVAPSPWLGTSDAGSSQTVTSKAAMLEVSTVGGSPPKPPTPDHQLVSRAGSDGQPCGARVSEGSCSTRLSDNERDAFESNRPRRRTFSEPSVTTTEALQSSLEDVQSDTEDCEISSSSSQNSSSECIPFAEEGNLTIKQRPKPPGHHKAEATSLDSESSPPTAASVGPPCSSAGKELGGTTAKELEVLEFNLTESDTVKRRPRYKEREPLQTLLKAFSLAGQSQALANPPPQYAQAQAVSIMGPAPEPGGNGDVFDDDSVEFRIAEIEKSILSLEKGIKKPPLSLKSASPGELHGGAVLLRTSTVGPDASAKHTSVASTKLVFSGPKTIYQQVLQPSRNIIAPWATAEMAPEVAGSTAAACPSKLEISNKAALSSGMPIFMKPLSAAPDPALAQQRLEQTNSSLTAALQAAEKKITAEELDSHYGATHSANNILEDISNMFDDLADQLDAMLD, from the exons GGAGCTcatctccctgctgctggaggcaCAGGCCACTGTTGACATAAAGGACAGCAATG GAATGCGCCCGCTGCACTATGCTGCCTGGCAGGGGAGGGTGGAACCAGTCCACCTGCTGCTGCGGGCAGCCGCCTCGGTCAACATGGCGTCACTGGACGGGCAGATCCCGCTGCATCTGTCTGCGCAGTACGGGCACTACGAGGTG TCAGAAATGCTGCTCCAGCACCAGTCCAACCCGTGTCTCATCAATAAGGCGAAGAAAACCCCCCTGGACCTGGCCTGTGAATTTGGCCGGCTTAAG GTTGCCCAGTTGCTGCTGAACAGCCACATGTGTGTTGCGCTCCTGGAGGGACAGTCCAAAGACACGAGTGACCCCAACTACACCACCCCTCTGCACCTGGCAGCCAAGAACGGGCACAAGGAGATAATCAG gcaGCTGCTGAAAGCTGGGATTGAGATCAACAGGCAGACGAAGACGGGCACAGCCCTGCACGAGGCAGCGCTCTACGGCAAGACGGAGGTGGTGCGCCTGCTGCTGGAG GGTGGCGTAGACGTGAACATCCGAAACACCTACAACCAGACGGCCCTGGACATCGTGAACCAGTTCACCACCTCGCACGCCAGCAAGGACATCAAGCAACTGCTGAGAG GAATCCTGAAAGTCCGAGCTTTAAAGGATTTCTGGAACCTCCACGATCCGACTGCTCTCAACATCCGGGCAGGAGATATCATCACG GTCCTGGAGCAGCACTCCGACGGGCGCTGGAAGGGGCACATCCACGACACTCAGAAAGGCACCGATCGGGTCGGctacttccctccctccatcgTCGAGGTCATTAGCAAGCGGACAG GCATGACTCTTCCCCGCATGGTGCCTGCACACCAGCGCCagggcattgccacccctcccagCGGGCTGCAGCCACTCCCAG CAGGAGACAGGAACAGCGTGGGCAGTGAAGGCAGCATTGGCAGCATTCGCAGTGCTGGCAGCGGGCAGAGCACTGAGGGCACCAACGGGCAGGGCACCAGTATCCTCATCGAGAATGCCACG CCACTTCCCCCTGGTGGTGAGGATCTACAACAGCACCTCTTAGGATCAAATAGCCAGAATGGGCAGCTGAACTCCGTGACAG gaacCCTTGGGCGCCAGAACCTGGCCAACTGTAACGCCAGCAACAGGATCTTCTCTCACCAATACCTCCGCCCTGAACAGCTCCTGGAGGGAAAG GATGCAGAAGCCATTTACAACTGGCTGAGTGAGTTCCAGCTGGAGTTCTACACGGCCAACTTCCTCAATGCCGGCTATGACGTCCCCACCATCAGCCGCATGACCCCAGAG GACCTAACAGCCATTGGGGTGACTAAGCCGGGGCACAGAAAGAAAATCTCCACTGAGATTGGACAGCTCAGCATTGCAGAGTGGCTGCCCAATTACATTCCT GCCGACCTGATGGAGTGGCTGAGTGCCATTGGGCTGCCCCAGTACCATAAGAAACTGGTGAGCAATGGCTATGACTCCATCAGCATCGTAACAGACCTGACGTGGGAGGACCTGCAGGAGATTGGCATCAACAAGCTGG GCCACCAGAAGAAGATCATGCTGGCTGTCAAGAAGCTGACAGACATCCGCAAGAACTTGAACCAAGCCGAAACCAATCCGGCAAGACGCAAAATCCCTGGGGCCCTGGACATAGTCACCATTGAGTCTGTTGAGAATGGAGAGTCCCAGTCTCCACACACACCCAAGATGATAACCTTCCAGGACAGCGAGCTGAGCTATGAGCTCCAAACAGCCATGTCCAACAGCTGCCAGGAAACGCTGCCCATGAAGAACACTCAGGGGATGTCACGGAGTCAGGAGAGTATTGGAGTGCGCTCCAGGGGGTCAGGGCATTCTCAGGACAACATGTTGTCCAGGACCATCCTCTCCAGCCATTCCCAGGAGAGCctgggcagtggcagcagcagcagcagcgggcaCTCTTCCACACAGCCCCGGCAGAAGGAGAACGCTAGCATTCTGCCAGGGAGACCTAACCAAGATAATTACGGGAAGGTTATTACCCAGCTGACCACCCAAGAGGGACTGAATGGCTACTCCAATGGGTGTGGGGGAAGCCCTCTGAAAGAGAGGAACCTCCCTGAAGGGACCGATCAGTACCAGCGGCCCGTGGCTCAGAAAGGCACCGTTCCACTGTTACAGCCATCCAACTCTTTACCAGCagcaaccccctgcaccccaccccagacgCCCAATAAGGGCACAGCACCCTACGTCTTCATGTATCCTCATATCTCCTTGAAATCCCCCAGTGTTCCTGAGCAGCCCAAGAACCCAGCGCACCTGTACCCCCAGTTCTCCTCTTCCCAGAGAAGCAATCTCCAGTCATCAGCTCAGAAAGCTTTCTCCTATCTCCATTCCCACTGCAGTGGCACGGAATCACCATACGTGTCTCCAAAGCCTGGTGCCACCCTGGACTCCTGGCAGGCTGGAGAACAGCAAAATGGAGACACCTTCAAGTACAAGAAGCGCTCTCACAGCCTGAACCGCTACGCTCTGTCGGATGGCGAGCATGAGAAGGAGGAGGTACCCACTAGCACTCTGGGCTCCTACGCCACCCTCACCCGGCGCCCGGGACGGAGCCAAGTGCCACGCACCTATCTGCAGTCAGACACCAAGGTCGTTCGCAGCCAGTCCTTTGCCATCCGGGCAAAGAGGAAAGGGCCTCCACCCCCTCCGCCCAAGCGCCTGAGCTCTGTCTCCAGTGCCCAGGCTGTGGAGACagaaggggagcagggtctggaaTCGGAGAGAAGGCCGACTGCTGCCCAAGAGTCGGTGGATGTGGCTCCCTCACCATGGCTGGGCACCAGCGATGCAGGCAGCAGCCAAACAGTGACAAGCAAGGCTGCAATGCTCGAGGTGTCCACTGTAGGTGGGAGTCCACCAAAGCCCCCAACTCCAGATCATCAGCTAGTTTCTAGAGCAGGCTCAGATGGTCAGCCCTGTGGAGCCAGGGTCTCTGAAGGCTCCTGCAGCACAAGGCTCTCGGATAATGAGAGAGACGCCTTTGAGAGCAACAGGCCCCGCCGACGCACGTTTAGCGAACCCAGCGTCACCACGACGGAGGCCTTGCAAAGCAGCCTAGAGGACGTCCAATCTGACACAGAGGACTGTGAGATCTCATCATCGTCCTCTCAGAACAGCTCCAGTGAGTGCATTCCATTTGCAGAAGAAGGCAACTTAACCATCAAACAGCGACCAAAGCCTCCCGGGCACCACAAGGCAGAAGCTACCAGCCTGGACTCTGAGTCCAGCCCCCCGACAGCTGCCAGTGTGGGGCCTCCCTGCTCTTCtgctgggaaggagctgggaggaaCCACAGCGAAAGAGTTGGAAGTGCTGGAATTCAACCTCACAGAGTCTGACACGGTGAAGCGGAGGCCCAGGTACAAGGAGAGAGAGCCACTACAGACTCTGCTAAAAGCGTTCAGCTTGGCTGGCCAGAGCCAGGCTCTTGCGAATCCGCCCCCACAATATGCACAGGCCCAAGCCGTAAGCATCATGGGCCCAGCGCCGGAGCCTGGGGGAAACGGAGACGTTTTTGATGACGACAGTGTGGAATTCAGAATTGCTGAGATTGAGAAGAGCATCCTGTCTCTGGAGAAGGGGATCAAAAAGCCTCCACTTTCTCTGAAATCAgccagccctggggagctgcATGGGGGTGCTGTCCTCCTGAGGACCTCCACTGTAGGGCCAG ATGCCTCAGCCAAGCACACGTCTGTTGCGTCTACAAAACTGGTATTTTCAGGGCCAAAAACAATTTATCAGCAAGTCCTGCAGCCCTCCCGGAATATCATTGCCCCCTGGGCAACTGCCGAGATGGCACCAGAGGTGGCAGGATCCACGGCTGCTGCCTGCCCGTCGAAGCTGGAGATTAGCAACAAGGCAGCCTTGAGCAGCGGGATGCCCATTTTTATGAAGCCTTTGAGTGCCGCTCCGGATCCAGCCCTGgctcagcagagactggaacAGACCAACTCTTCCCTGACAGCTGCGCTGCAGGCTGCTGAGAAAAAAATAACAGCCGAGGAGTTGGACAG TCACTACGGGGCTACGCACTCAGCTAACAACATCCTGGAAGACATCAGCAACATGTTCGATGACCTGGCTGATCAGCTGGACGCCATGCTGGACTGA